One stretch of Nitrospirota bacterium DNA includes these proteins:
- a CDS encoding cyclic nucleotide-binding domain-containing protein — MGTLSPNILKLYSYFSHLSDGALGALSLKLEIVELPEGAVIIREGSPADSFYLVEKGEVEVFKSTKWGQEARITSLKCGEGFGEMALLTCSPRFTSVTAKTDVKLYKLYKKDFDEIVQIDSAISCIMGTKAHAYSEYNKIKTLQPFALLEPEKMFALSDKFVEKNYAFGEDIIREGEVGDAYYVVKSGKVAVIKKENRESPEQVAVLSEGEGFGEEALISGKRRSATCRAIEDTVVLSLSRSDFDKTVKASFLEHVFPEDITPEDLKNIIFIDTRFQPQYEEEHIQGAINIPLEFLRKRYTELDPSKEYYTYCGMEAWGFPAAFILKSLGFKAKGIRGGLSAWEGPVGGTKDGIHLPQDPGE, encoded by the coding sequence ATGGGAACCTTATCACCTAACATTCTGAAGCTGTATTCTTATTTTTCTCATCTTTCAGACGGCGCACTGGGGGCGCTTTCTTTGAAGCTTGAAATCGTTGAGCTTCCCGAAGGGGCGGTCATCATCAGGGAAGGCTCCCCCGCGGATTCTTTTTACCTGGTGGAGAAAGGCGAAGTCGAGGTCTTTAAAAGCACCAAATGGGGACAGGAGGCCAGGATAACATCCCTGAAATGTGGAGAAGGTTTCGGCGAGATGGCCTTGCTCACTTGCTCTCCACGTTTTACTTCCGTCACCGCCAAAACGGATGTGAAACTCTACAAGCTGTACAAAAAAGACTTTGATGAGATTGTCCAGATAGATTCAGCCATTTCATGCATTATGGGTACGAAGGCCCATGCCTATTCCGAATACAATAAAATAAAAACTCTCCAGCCCTTCGCTCTTCTTGAGCCGGAAAAGATGTTTGCCCTGTCCGATAAATTCGTAGAGAAGAATTATGCCTTCGGTGAAGATATTATCAGAGAAGGTGAGGTAGGAGACGCGTATTATGTTGTTAAGTCCGGGAAGGTGGCGGTCATAAAGAAGGAAAACAGAGAAAGCCCGGAACAGGTGGCTGTGCTTAGTGAAGGCGAGGGATTCGGCGAAGAGGCCTTGATCTCCGGCAAGCGGCGCAGCGCAACGTGCCGTGCGATAGAGGACACAGTTGTACTGTCGCTTTCCAGGTCCGACTTCGACAAGACGGTAAAGGCTTCGTTTCTTGAACATGTTTTCCCTGAAGATATCACTCCTGAGGATTTAAAAAATATCATCTTTATCGATACAAGGTTTCAGCCTCAGTATGAGGAGGAGCACATACAGGGAGCGATCAATATCCCGCTTGAATTTCTGCGCAAGAGATATACGGAGCTGGATCCGTCAAAAGAATATTATACATACTGCGGCATGGAGGCCTGGGGATTTCCAGCTGCCTTCATTCTGAAAAGCCTGGGGTTTAAAGCTAAAGGCATACGCGGTGGTTTGAGCGCCTGGGAAGGCCCTGTGGGCGGGACCAAAGATGGCATCCATCTTCCCCAGGACCCCGGAGAATGA
- a CDS encoding cyclic nucleotide-binding domain-containing protein — MSDYKDLKKYCYFSYLSDGALEAISRKLHAVELPAGAEIIKEDVPADAFYLVKEGEVEVFKKTQWGQKAKLSIVGHAAGFGEMALLTCSPRCCSVKAKTDVRLLKLFKTDFEEIVRMDSAFSLMAEKQSQSFAQYNQMKTLQPFALLEPEKMAAILDKLAERKYPAGEDIIVQGEKGDVYYIIKSGSVAVLKKMFGDEPEQVATLHEGQGFGEEALITGAPRSATCRATEDAVVWTLSHDDFERIMKSSFLDEIAAEEALKKEHPVFLDVRMQMEFDEERIPNAIHVPLDELRKRYSELDQSKEYFVYCLLGARSAVGAFLLNSQGFKAKSIKGGLMNWPGPVEGNTEGVHAAFTPT, encoded by the coding sequence ATGTCTGATTACAAAGACCTTAAAAAATATTGTTACTTTTCTTACCTGTCAGACGGGGCGCTTGAGGCGATCTCAAGAAAACTCCACGCAGTTGAACTTCCAGCAGGCGCTGAAATTATTAAAGAAGATGTGCCGGCTGACGCCTTTTACCTTGTGAAAGAAGGAGAGGTGGAGGTCTTCAAGAAAACTCAATGGGGACAAAAGGCAAAGCTTTCAATTGTCGGTCATGCCGCAGGCTTCGGCGAGATGGCTTTATTGACATGCTCACCTCGCTGCTGTTCCGTCAAAGCAAAAACAGACGTCAGACTGCTGAAATTGTTCAAGACGGACTTTGAAGAAATTGTCCGCATGGATTCCGCATTCTCTCTCATGGCTGAAAAGCAGTCGCAAAGCTTTGCCCAGTACAACCAAATGAAAACCCTCCAGCCGTTTGCCCTGCTTGAGCCTGAAAAGATGGCAGCGATCCTGGACAAACTTGCAGAACGCAAATACCCAGCAGGTGAAGATATTATTGTACAGGGCGAAAAAGGCGACGTGTACTACATTATCAAATCAGGCAGTGTCGCTGTTTTAAAGAAGATGTTCGGAGACGAACCGGAGCAGGTAGCTACTCTGCATGAAGGACAGGGTTTTGGAGAAGAGGCCCTCATCACCGGCGCTCCGCGCAGCGCCACATGCAGGGCCACGGAAGATGCGGTCGTCTGGACACTTTCTCATGACGACTTCGAGCGGATCATGAAGTCTTCTTTCCTTGATGAGATCGCAGCGGAAGAGGCGCTGAAAAAAGAACATCCGGTTTTCCTCGACGTGCGTATGCAGATGGAGTTTGACGAAGAACGTATACCCAATGCCATACACGTCCCGCTCGATGAACTGAGAAAAAGATATTCGGAGCTGGACCAATCAAAAGAATATTTTGTCTATTGCCTTTTAGGCGCAAGAAGCGCGGTTGGGGCATTTCTTTTAAACAGCCAGGGCTTTAAAGCAAAAAGTATTAAGGGCGGATTGATGAACTGGCCGGGGCCGGTGGAAGGCAATACAGAAGGCGTTCATGCAGCGTTTACACCTACCTGA
- a CDS encoding glutaredoxin family protein, whose amino-acid sequence MYCTKVKEYLSQKGVKYTERNIATEPAAIYDLRKMGIMTLPLTLINGEAVTGFNQEKIDELLNK is encoded by the coding sequence ATGTACTGTACTAAAGTGAAAGAGTATCTTTCACAAAAAGGCGTTAAATATACCGAGCGCAATATTGCAACAGAGCCTGCCGCTATTTATGACCTGAGGAAAATGGGCATCATGACACTCCCTTTGACCTTAATAAACGGCGAGGCAGTGACCGGATTTAATCAGGAAAAGATTGACGAGTTGCTGAACAAGTAA
- a CDS encoding FAD-dependent oxidoreductase, giving the protein MTEELEELYDVIIIGGGPAGLSAAQYASRAKLKTIVLDKSQAAGALAFSSRIENYPGLPEPVTGKDLLDTFRNQAIKFGAEYVETRVIGVKLEGELKEVSALDNTYKGKTLIIATGAMGRQASIKGEKEFLGKGVCYCAICDAAIFFDQTVCVIGDSEEALKETGVVAKFASKVYLISPSKTLKLSEHPPFDTSKVTLMTGYRVVSIEGNSVVEYVKVRNAESNEEQDIQTNGVFVYLHGNKPIVDFLGGSIELSEESCVSTNKMMETSIPGIFAAGDVICTEVRQVVTAASNGCIAALSAEKFIHHRKRMKYDWAKS; this is encoded by the coding sequence ATGACGGAAGAATTAGAAGAATTATATGATGTGATTATCATCGGCGGCGGGCCGGCCGGACTAAGCGCCGCGCAATATGCTTCCCGCGCCAAACTTAAGACAATTGTCCTTGATAAATCGCAGGCAGCAGGCGCATTGGCTTTTTCAAGCAGGATTGAAAATTATCCGGGACTGCCTGAACCTGTCACAGGGAAGGATTTGCTTGATACCTTCCGCAATCAGGCAATAAAATTCGGCGCCGAATATGTTGAAACCCGGGTCATAGGAGTAAAACTTGAAGGCGAATTAAAAGAGGTCAGCGCGCTGGACAATACATATAAGGGAAAAACCTTAATAATCGCAACCGGCGCAATGGGCAGGCAGGCAAGCATCAAAGGAGAGAAAGAGTTTCTTGGCAAGGGCGTGTGTTACTGTGCAATATGTGATGCCGCGATCTTTTTTGATCAAACCGTCTGCGTAATCGGCGACAGTGAAGAAGCCCTTAAGGAAACCGGGGTTGTCGCCAAATTTGCCTCAAAAGTTTACTTGATTTCTCCTTCAAAGACACTTAAGCTGTCTGAGCATCCTCCATTTGATACGTCTAAGGTAACCCTTATGACAGGTTATCGCGTGGTGTCCATTGAAGGCAACAGCGTTGTAGAATACGTGAAGGTCAGGAATGCCGAATCAAACGAAGAGCAGGACATTCAAACAAACGGGGTTTTTGTGTATTTGCACGGCAACAAACCCATAGTGGACTTTCTTGGCGGATCTATCGAACTTAGCGAGGAGTCCTGCGTAAGCACTAATAAAATGATGGAGACTTCCATCCCCGGCATTTTTGCGGCAGGAGATGTCATTTGCACCGAAGTACGGCAGGTCGTCACCGCTGCGTCAAATGGTTGCATCGCGGCGCTTTCCGCTGAAAAATTTATACATCACAGAAAACGGATGAAGTACGACTGGGCGAAAAGCTGA
- a CDS encoding YihY/virulence factor BrkB family protein encodes MFLIRVFGKSVTAFFRDECFYLAASIAYFLIMSLVPLSLLIIALYGHIMGVNEDVYRFSLSRLISFFPSVTSGITNELRNVITFRGISWITLIIYAFLSIQLFHSIERAMDVIFKAPKRRHFLLFILSTFIIVTLVIVFLFLAFTLSSFAGTPMNFFGYQPGIFLKYIAPFLLVLLSFAAVYKIVPKGKILMKDAFAGALLVTVLWELAKHFFTWVVKNVSYIGAIYGSLTTFILFLLWMYYISCIFLLGGEFVKNMNGKS; translated from the coding sequence ATGTTTCTGATAAGGGTCTTCGGCAAAAGCGTGACGGCATTTTTCAGGGATGAATGTTTTTATCTGGCTGCGTCAATAGCATATTTTCTCATTATGTCGCTGGTGCCTTTAAGTCTTCTCATTATCGCGCTCTACGGGCACATTATGGGGGTGAATGAGGATGTTTACCGGTTTTCCCTTTCAAGGCTGATAAGTTTTTTCCCGTCTGTTACCTCAGGGATCACGAATGAACTGAGAAACGTTATTACCTTCAGGGGCATAAGCTGGATAACGCTTATCATTTACGCCTTCCTTTCCATTCAGCTTTTTCATTCAATAGAGCGCGCAATGGATGTGATATTTAAAGCGCCAAAGAGGAGACACTTCCTCTTATTCATTTTATCGACCTTTATCATAGTGACCCTTGTGATCGTTTTTCTGTTTTTGGCTTTTACGCTGAGCTCCTTCGCCGGCACTCCCATGAATTTTTTCGGATATCAGCCGGGTATTTTTTTAAAATACATCGCCCCGTTTCTGCTTGTACTGTTAAGTTTCGCCGCCGTTTATAAGATCGTCCCAAAGGGAAAGATCCTGATGAAAGACGCCTTCGCAGGCGCTCTTCTTGTGACGGTCTTGTGGGAGCTGGCAAAACACTTTTTCACATGGGTTGTAAAAAATGTCTCTTATATAGGCGCGATATACGGTTCGCTGACCACGTTTATTTTGTTCCTTTTGTGGATGTATTATATTTCGTGTATCTTTCTTCTGGGCGGAGAATTTGTAAAAAATATGAACGGAAAATCATAA
- the der gene encoding ribosome biogenesis GTPase Der, translating to MARPIVAIVGRPNVGKSTLFNRMVRKRLAVIEDIPGITRDRLYGQASWEDKSFLLVDTGGFQHEPDEDIGRQVNKQLLLAAEEADIILLLLDAESGVLPLDAELIDKLRQYGKRVFYVVNKIDGPKKEKALYDFYSLGVEPLPVSALNGYGFEEFMDSIVSQLPSGAEEETDYPKIAIVGRPNVGKSTLVNSLLGKERMIVSPVPGTTRDAVDSICSYYKKKYVIVDTAGIRRKGRMAETVERYSFLRTLKNIEDCDVALIVLDASEGVVELDQKIAGLVFEAKKGAVLLLNKWDLVDKTGLLLKDFKEQVYQKLWFMRYAPALTISAMNKQRVTNLFPLVDSIIAEGAKRIDTHELNEFLGKALSAKEPPMYKGRQVKISYITQIKTSPPGFVVFTNFKEGIKAQYIRFLESKLRERFSFKGVPVEIYVREKKK from the coding sequence ATGGCAAGACCAATTGTCGCAATTGTCGGAAGACCTAATGTAGGGAAGTCCACGCTTTTTAACCGGATGGTGCGCAAGCGGCTTGCCGTCATAGAAGACATTCCCGGCATAACGAGGGACAGGCTCTACGGGCAGGCTTCATGGGAAGACAAATCCTTCCTGCTTGTCGACACCGGGGGCTTTCAGCATGAGCCTGATGAGGACATCGGCAGGCAGGTCAACAAACAGCTTCTTCTTGCCGCTGAGGAAGCGGACATTATACTCCTGCTGCTGGACGCTGAAAGCGGGGTGCTTCCGCTTGATGCCGAGTTGATTGATAAACTGAGGCAATACGGCAAAAGGGTTTTTTATGTTGTTAATAAAATAGACGGCCCCAAAAAGGAAAAGGCCCTTTATGATTTTTATTCGCTCGGTGTTGAGCCGCTGCCGGTCTCCGCGCTGAACGGCTACGGCTTTGAAGAATTCATGGACAGCATTGTATCGCAGCTCCCTTCCGGCGCCGAGGAAGAAACCGATTATCCGAAGATCGCGATTGTGGGAAGGCCTAATGTAGGAAAATCAACACTTGTCAATTCCCTGCTCGGCAAGGAGAGGATGATCGTCAGCCCCGTGCCCGGGACAACAAGGGACGCGGTGGATTCAATTTGTTCCTATTACAAAAAAAAATATGTCATAGTTGACACAGCGGGGATACGCAGGAAGGGCAGGATGGCGGAGACGGTTGAAAGATACTCATTCCTCAGGACATTAAAAAACATCGAGGACTGTGACGTTGCCCTGATTGTTCTTGACGCATCTGAAGGAGTTGTTGAACTGGACCAGAAAATTGCCGGACTCGTATTTGAAGCGAAAAAAGGAGCGGTCCTTCTCCTGAATAAATGGGACCTTGTAGATAAGACCGGTTTGTTGTTGAAGGATTTTAAAGAGCAGGTCTATCAAAAGTTGTGGTTCATGAGGTATGCCCCGGCCTTAACAATATCCGCGATGAACAAACAAAGGGTCACGAACCTTTTCCCTCTTGTAGACAGCATTATTGCGGAAGGGGCCAAGAGAATCGATACGCATGAGCTGAATGAATTTTTAGGCAAGGCGCTTTCGGCAAAGGAGCCGCCAATGTACAAGGGCAGGCAGGTCAAGATATCTTATATTACACAGATAAAGACGAGCCCTCCCGGTTTTGTGGTATTCACAAACTTCAAGGAAGGGATAAAGGCACAGTACATCAGGTTTCTTGAAAGCAAATTGAGAGAGCGGTTTTCCTTCAAGGGTGTTCCTGTAGAGATCTATGTCAGAGAGAAAAAGAAGTAG
- a CDS encoding outer membrane beta-barrel domain-containing protein — MVGISKNISSIKRGIMLIIFKFVAVAIVILLTAFPNAGLAENKAGAVTLNPNIGGYVFEGNQHIDNNVAYGLGLGYNFTENWGVEGNFNNINTDADSHGADDVQAYIYRIDGLYHFMPEKKLVPFVAAGIGAITLNGAIKDDGTFALFNYGGGLKYFLTQNLALRGDVRHILFRGKDDQVNNLIYTLGLTFAFGGEEKKEAVPPPAPEPSQPKDSDGDGVYDDIDKCPDTPKGVAVDMYGCPKDSDGDGVPDYLDKCPDTPKGVAVDINGCPKDSDGDGVPDYLDKCPDTPKGVAVDVNGCPKDSDGDGVPDYLDLCPDTPKGVEVDSSGCPRPVPAARAEKTVDLQDLPFDFDKSTLTEEAQGVLKKNIQTLKENPDVKIRIEGHSCAHGPDDYNLRLSERRANAIKEYLIKEGGISPDRMSTIAYGETRLAMPEIPTPQNKNSIEAKTNRRVHFELIKY, encoded by the coding sequence ATGGTTGGAATTTCCAAAAATATCTCATCCATAAAAAGAGGTATAATGTTAATCATTTTCAAGTTTGTCGCTGTTGCAATCGTAATTTTGCTGACGGCTTTTCCCAATGCCGGACTGGCTGAAAACAAAGCCGGCGCGGTCACACTAAATCCTAATATCGGGGGTTATGTGTTTGAGGGGAACCAGCACATCGATAATAACGTGGCCTATGGATTAGGCCTGGGTTATAACTTTACTGAAAACTGGGGAGTCGAAGGTAATTTCAATAATATAAATACTGACGCTGACTCTCATGGAGCAGATGATGTGCAGGCTTATATTTACCGCATCGACGGGCTTTACCACTTTATGCCTGAGAAAAAGCTGGTACCGTTTGTTGCTGCGGGCATCGGCGCCATTACGCTCAATGGAGCGATCAAAGATGACGGGACCTTCGCTTTATTCAATTACGGCGGCGGCCTTAAATATTTTCTTACCCAAAATCTTGCACTTCGCGGCGACGTCCGGCACATTCTTTTCAGAGGTAAAGATGATCAAGTCAATAATCTGATTTATACATTGGGGCTGACATTCGCGTTCGGCGGCGAAGAGAAAAAGGAAGCTGTGCCTCCGCCCGCGCCTGAGCCGTCACAGCCCAAAGACAGTGACGGTGATGGTGTATATGATGATATTGATAAATGTCCCGATACGCCTAAGGGAGTCGCAGTTGATATGTACGGCTGCCCGAAAGACAGCGACGGCGACGGGGTCCCTGATTATCTCGATAAATGCCCTGACACGCCAAAGGGTGTTGCAGTTGATATAAATGGCTGCCCGAAAGACAGCGACGGCGACGGGGTCCCTGATTATCTCGATAAATGCCCCGACACGCCAAAGGGTGTTGCAGTTGATGTTAATGGCTGCCCCAAGGACAGTGACGGCGACGGAGTGCCTGACTATCTGGACCTGTGCCCTGACACACCTAAAGGCGTCGAGGTAGATTCCAGTGGATGTCCCAGGCCTGTACCTGCCGCGAGAGCTGAAAAAACCGTAGATCTTCAAGACCTTCCTTTTGATTTTGATAAATCAACTCTAACGGAGGAAGCACAAGGTGTACTTAAAAAGAATATACAGACCCTGAAAGAAAACCCCGATGTCAAAATCCGCATTGAAGGACATTCATGCGCTCACGGGCCAGATGATTACAACCTCAGATTGAGCGAGAGAAGGGCAAACGCCATCAAAGAATATTTAATTAAAGAAGGAGGGATATCTCCTGATAGAATGAGCACGATTGCCTATGGCGAAACCAGGCTGGCCATGCCTGAAATACCGACCCCGCAGAATAAAAATTCAATTGAGGCAAAAACCAACAGGAGAGTGCATTTTGAATTAATTAAATATTGA
- a CDS encoding VCBS repeat-containing protein: MLKISVYRPFIVLLSAVLLTSCAAQKEKPMISTPSGKEITVENNTIPDRKEEVRSEEKENKKPAQPSSIHCEENTDTNFNISGMKVLPFIKTAFFDMNGDGLTDLIAGGKNGLLYLYQNSGDPQIRYWKPVEEYFSGVNAGAFSAPSIGDIDGDGKAEIVIGTGGFSSDSGRILIFKNTGPAESPRWRRTDGTEIKIGNDAAVTIVDYNFDGAPDIIAGNSEGEISFFKNISTGRDVRFARDKSPLNKQSFDKYAVPAAIKLKDKIVLAIGTSMGKLYMFELEKDGKKVSPKNVKINLYAKRFLSPAFTNLLNKSRFDLVISDGDGIISYYENRKNDFSAWEKIPELFNNRIFAGPACAPTVCSIGSRLYMVVGNMDGRLKLYEYRNGPGGLPWVEKKGYLDDIKVSGFSRGVLARWEGRDILITGESGGGIKAFVNTGPEETPSWREEKKFFKGVRKNYHSTPAVFDLDNDGRLELITGADDGKIYTYKVKEIINGLPVWEAITGLFDNIQVKGFSTPSVIRVKDILYLFVGQEDGKIRTYTVELPDVGKSRIDLNKLVFMEKNFLNEIRMQSHSSPYLIINNGVIEMISGDYDGNIRHFNCIHG; this comes from the coding sequence ATGTTGAAGATTTCAGTATACAGGCCTTTCATTGTTTTACTCTCCGCTGTCTTGCTTACCTCCTGCGCTGCGCAAAAAGAAAAGCCGATGATCTCAACCCCGTCTGGAAAAGAAATAACGGTTGAAAACAATACGATACCTGACAGGAAAGAAGAAGTTAGGAGTGAGGAAAAAGAAAACAAAAAACCCGCTCAACCCTCTTCCATACACTGCGAGGAGAATACCGACACGAATTTCAATATCAGCGGCATGAAGGTCCTGCCCTTTATCAAGACCGCATTCTTCGACATGAACGGAGACGGCTTGACGGACCTGATAGCAGGAGGCAAAAACGGATTGCTTTATTTATATCAAAACTCCGGAGATCCGCAAATCCGTTACTGGAAGCCGGTGGAAGAATATTTCAGCGGGGTCAATGCAGGGGCATTTTCAGCGCCTTCAATCGGCGATATAGACGGCGACGGAAAGGCGGAGATAGTCATAGGCACCGGCGGTTTTTCATCTGATTCGGGCCGGATATTGATCTTCAAAAATACGGGACCAGCGGAATCACCGCGATGGAGAAGGACCGATGGGACTGAAATAAAAATCGGCAATGACGCCGCTGTAACAATTGTTGATTATAATTTTGACGGAGCTCCCGACATAATAGCCGGAAACTCAGAAGGTGAAATATCCTTTTTTAAAAACATTTCAACAGGCAGGGACGTCAGGTTCGCGCGCGACAAGTCCCCTCTGAATAAACAGTCATTTGATAAATATGCTGTTCCCGCGGCGATAAAACTGAAAGACAAGATCGTCCTGGCCATAGGCACTTCAATGGGCAAGCTCTACATGTTTGAACTGGAAAAAGACGGCAAAAAGGTTTCGCCGAAGAATGTGAAGATCAACCTTTACGCAAAGAGATTTTTGTCCCCGGCATTTACAAATCTCCTGAATAAAAGCCGGTTCGACCTCGTGATTTCCGACGGGGACGGCATCATTTCATATTATGAAAACAGAAAAAATGATTTCTCCGCCTGGGAGAAAATCCCTGAATTGTTCAATAACAGGATATTTGCAGGACCGGCCTGCGCCCCGACAGTTTGCTCCATCGGCAGCAGGCTGTATATGGTAGTCGGCAACATGGACGGCAGATTAAAACTTTATGAGTACAGGAACGGACCCGGGGGCCTTCCGTGGGTCGAGAAAAAAGGATATCTTGATGACATCAAGGTCTCCGGTTTTTCACGCGGGGTCCTCGCAAGATGGGAAGGCAGGGACATCCTTATTACAGGGGAAAGCGGCGGCGGCATCAAGGCATTTGTTAATACCGGTCCAGAGGAAACGCCTTCATGGCGAGAGGAAAAAAAGTTTTTCAAAGGAGTACGGAAAAACTATCACAGCACCCCTGCCGTTTTTGACCTGGACAATGACGGAAGATTGGAGTTGATCACAGGAGCTGATGATGGAAAGATATACACATACAAGGTCAAGGAAATAATAAACGGCCTGCCGGTGTGGGAAGCGATCACGGGGCTGTTTGACAACATACAAGTCAAGGGTTTCTCCACGCCTTCCGTTATCAGGGTTAAAGATATTCTTTATCTTTTTGTAGGGCAGGAAGATGGAAAGATAAGAACATATACTGTTGAATTACCTGATGTCGGCAAATCCCGTATTGATCTCAATAAACTTGTATTTATGGAAAAAAATTTCCTGAATGAAATCAGAATGCAGAGCCACAGTTCTCCTTACCTGATCATAAATAACGGCGTAATTGAGATGATCTCAGGTGATTACGACGGCAACATCCGGCACTTCAACTGTATTCACGGCTAA
- the mscL gene encoding large-conductance mechanosensitive channel protein MscL produces MFKEFKEFAMRGSVVDMAVGIIIGASFGTIVNSLVADMIMPPIGMILGNVDFSNLFLVLKQGAQPGPYASIANAKTAGAVTVNYGLFLNTIISFIIVAFAMFILIRGINQLKKKEEIPPPAPSTKECPYCLSTIPVKAVRCGHCTSELKTV; encoded by the coding sequence ATGTTTAAAGAATTTAAAGAATTCGCAATGCGCGGCAGTGTCGTTGATATGGCAGTGGGTATTATTATCGGCGCTTCATTCGGCACAATTGTCAACTCGCTTGTTGCCGATATGATCATGCCGCCAATCGGTATGATACTGGGCAATGTCGATTTCTCAAATCTGTTTCTCGTATTAAAGCAGGGTGCCCAGCCCGGCCCCTACGCCTCTATCGCAAACGCAAAAACCGCCGGAGCGGTCACAGTCAACTACGGCCTGTTCCTGAACACTATAATCAGCTTTATCATAGTCGCGTTTGCAATGTTTATTTTAATAAGAGGCATCAATCAGCTTAAAAAGAAAGAAGAAATCCCGCCTCCTGCCCCGTCAACAAAAGAGTGTCCCTACTGTCTCTCAACAATTCCGGTTAAGGCCGTCCGCTGCGGACACTGCACCTCTGAGCTGAAAACAGTATAG
- a CDS encoding lytic transglycosylase domain-containing protein, which translates to MMQTIFICVFLLFSIASASSYADIYKYVDENGVTYYTNVPQDKDYKKIITERKEKDVSTREYREYYDEVIHSKAAEYGIEPSLVNAIITVESNWNYNALSNKGAMGLMQLMPSTASDMSVSNPYNPEENIEGGIRYLRFLLDKFNDVPLALAAYNAGPRTVQEHGGIPAITETRQYVKKVLSIYQGNASNNLYSRRAQIYKVTLEDGTVLFTNTPFAYQNNKVSKF; encoded by the coding sequence ATGATGCAGACGATTTTTATATGCGTATTTTTATTGTTCTCCATCGCCTCGGCCTCTTCCTACGCGGATATTTACAAATACGTTGATGAAAACGGCGTCACCTATTATACAAACGTTCCGCAGGACAAAGATTACAAAAAAATCATAACTGAAAGAAAAGAAAAAGACGTTTCAACCCGCGAATACCGCGAATATTACGATGAGGTGATACACAGCAAAGCAGCTGAATACGGGATAGAGCCTTCGCTTGTAAACGCCATAATCACAGTGGAATCAAACTGGAACTATAATGCGCTGTCAAACAAGGGGGCCATGGGGCTCATGCAATTAATGCCTTCGACCGCAAGTGACATGTCGGTAAGCAATCCCTACAACCCGGAAGAAAATATCGAGGGCGGTATCAGGTATCTCCGTTTCCTGCTCGACAAATTCAATGACGTTCCTCTTGCCCTTGCCGCATACAATGCCGGCCCAAGGACCGTGCAGGAACACGGCGGGATCCCGGCGATAACAGAGACGCGGCAATATGTAAAAAAAGTGCTTTCCATTTATCAGGGCAATGCGAGCAACAACTTATACAGCAGGCGGGCGCAGATTTACAAAGTCACCCTCGAAGACGGGACTGTCCTCTTCACAAACACGCCATTCGCCTATCAGAACAACAAAGTTTCAAAGTTTTAA